Genomic DNA from Synergistaceae bacterium:
ACTCAAGAATTAAGCTCGATTCCTGAAATGGGTCAAGATTTCGCGATAAATAATAAGCCTCTAGTTCTCTTAATGATTGGAGTCAATGGCAGCGGCAAAACTACCAGCGCGGGCAAACTCGCAGTAAAATTTAAGAATTCCGGCAAAAAAGTAATCATGGCCGCCGCAGATACTTTCAGGGCAGCAGCAGTTGAACAGCTCAAAATCTGGGGTGAACGCTCAAATGTTAGAGTAATTTCACAAGGTCAAGGATCTGATCCCGCAGCAGTTGCTTTTGACGCTTACAAGGCCGCAGAGAGTTCGGGAGCTGATTTATTGATAGTCGACACTGCAGGGCGTTTACATGACAAGCATAATTTAATGGAAGAATTACGCAAAATTTACCGCATTTTATTGCGTGAGGCCGGTCAAGAAAGATTACAGGTTGTATTAGTGCTTGACTCTGTGCTAGGTCAAAATTCAGTCGCTCAAGCAGAAACTTTTAACGCCATTATCCCCGTGAATGCAATTATATTAACTAAATACGATAATACTTCTAAGGGCGGAGTAATTCTCTCAATTGCTAAAAAATTGCGCGTCCCTGTTCGTTATATAGGCTTAGGAGAAGGCAGCGAGGACTTGAATAATTTTGACCCGTCAGAATTTGCGCGTGCCTTAATGGATTTGAACTCGTGAACAAGCCTAATTTAAGCATTCTCACACCTGAAAGCACGTTATTATTTTTCCTGCGTACACTCTTCAGCACTAATGCAGAATACGCCGTATATATTCCTGATTCAGGGGACGTGATTATTTTATCTAAGGAACAATTAGTCTCGCTCGTTGAAAGGGGCTGCGCTGACTCAATGATTAAGACTCTCCCGCAGTTAATAGCACGCAATATAGTTAATTCTTTGAGTCCGTATGAATTTGATTACCCCGAAGAACTTAACGCGCTTTATGTGAGTATAACAGGCTCATTTATTGCGACACTTGAGACTGCATTATATCCTGATGAGCCGGTTTTGCCCGAATGGTGGGACGCTCCCGTGCCCTTTGCTGTATCTTCACGAGGGATTTTGCGGTTGAATGAGTCAGCAAAAAATTTGTTAGGCTCTGAACTCGAAAAAATGAACGCCCGCGATTTACCCGATAAGGACGAATTTATTATTACACTTGAGAATAAATTTATAGCATTCAAGAAATTAAAAGCCGGCATTTATTCAGTTGATGACTGCACGAATGAATTAAACGAGGCTCAAGATATTACATGGTGGGCGGCAGTCGGTCAAGCATGGATTAAGGAAATTCAAGCACAGGGCGGACAATGGCAAAAATTAGATAATCCCCCTGAAGGCAAATCAAAAACTTTCAGAGCTTGTGAATGGCAGGGCGAGTTACAAGGCTACTTAAATATAATTATGCCTCCCAGAAAGAAGCAAGCTAGCAAGAAAAATTTATCAGCAAATAAATCTGAAAGCAAACCGGAAAATAAATCACAAGAAATTATTACCCGCAAGTCCGATGATGTTATTAGCAATATAGGGCCTCAAGCTATGGCGTTACTTGCTGCAGGTCAACAAAGAGAAGGAGTTAATTTATTATGAATCCCCCGCGCGTTAAATTAATAACCGGCATTCTTTACCCGTCCGATAATGAAAATTTATTGAACTGGGCAATTTCTGAACTCGCTAAATTATGGGGTCAGCCTGAATTATTCAGTAAATCAATACCATTTGACAAGACTAATTATTATGATGAGATCTCGCCGAACTTGAATAGAATCTTTATGAGTTTTCCGGGACTCTTTTATGCCGGAGATTTAGCTGACTGGAAACATCAAGCAATTAATATTGAATCTCTCACAAAGCATAATCATAATAATATAAGATCTATAAATATTGACCCGGGATATATTGACGGTGCTAGATTGATTTTAGCGTCTACTAAGGATCATGCACATAGAATTTATTTGCGGGACGGGATTTTTGCGGAGGTTACTTTGCGATATAGATTTAAGAACTGGCAGAGCTTTGATTACACATTCCCGGATTTTCAGAGTCGCTGCTATGATGATTTTCTTTCACAGGTCCGTAAATTATGGCTCAAAGAAATAAAGGAGGTTGATTTATCATGAGAAAAATTTTTGTGTTTATTGCGATATTTTTTGCGTCAAATTTTTGTCCCGTTTATGCGCTTGAATTACCCGATAATATTAACGAATGGCATTCACTCAAGGAATTTATTACGCCCCTGATA
This window encodes:
- a CDS encoding DUF4416 family protein; protein product: MNPPRVKLITGILYPSDNENLLNWAISELAKLWGQPELFSKSIPFDKTNYYDEISPNLNRIFMSFPGLFYAGDLADWKHQAINIESLTKHNHNNIRSINIDPGYIDGARLILASTKDHAHRIYLRDGIFAEVTLRYRFKNWQSFDYTFPDFQSRCYDDFLSQVRKLWLKEIKEVDLS
- the ftsY gene encoding signal recognition particle-docking protein FtsY, which gives rise to MALFSFSKLREGLKNVTAKFGLAKLFASNKFDDSFWDDLEEKLIMADTGLEFTDEIINFLKDCAKNKNVKTPADLQNIFIERITQELSSIPEMGQDFAINNKPLVLLMIGVNGSGKTTSAGKLAVKFKNSGKKVIMAAADTFRAAAVEQLKIWGERSNVRVISQGQGSDPAAVAFDAYKAAESSGADLLIVDTAGRLHDKHNLMEELRKIYRILLREAGQERLQVVLVLDSVLGQNSVAQAETFNAIIPVNAIILTKYDNTSKGGVILSIAKKLRVPVRYIGLGEGSEDLNNFDPSEFARALMDLNS